One window from the genome of Pyrobaculum ferrireducens encodes:
- the hisS gene encoding histidine--tRNA ligase, giving the protein MSGVPDHLRRPVRGMRDWLPPQFYALRRMEEVLGAVAESFGYRRVETPVVEHFEVLAKKAGEEVVKEIYYFRDKAGRELGLRFDMTVPVARVLSYNLDLPRPVRWYYFTKVFRYDEPQHGRYREFYQFGVELIGSSSPRADAEVVQVLAASLEAAGASNYLVKINDRRAVDKLLESLGAAQYRDVVYKALDKKLKLPREEVVGIMTEGGLSREVAEKIYDAAGELSLEEAVDVLSKLDPKLGATYGKFVKYLEASVPLEKMRFDMSIVRGLDYYTGIVFEAFVGDYRLAVGGGGRYDDLLGLYSGVPTPALGFAVGVERLMEAVGLQAVEKPLDYYIYIFDDDAYKYAVAVARKLRAGGHSVVIELGEKSLKDAFEYALKIGARHLIIIGRRELEKGVVKIRDLEKREEVERPLSDFLA; this is encoded by the coding sequence ATGAGCGGCGTCCCAGACCACCTGAGGAGGCCCGTCAGGGGGATGCGGGACTGGCTCCCCCCGCAGTTCTACGCGCTGAGGCGCATGGAGGAGGTTCTGGGGGCGGTTGCCGAGTCCTTCGGCTACAGGAGGGTGGAGACGCCGGTGGTGGAGCACTTCGAGGTGCTGGCAAAGAAGGCTGGGGAGGAGGTGGTCAAGGAGATCTACTACTTCAGGGACAAGGCGGGGAGGGAGCTGGGGCTGAGGTTCGACATGACCGTCCCCGTGGCGCGGGTGCTCTCCTACAACCTAGACCTCCCGAGGCCCGTCCGGTGGTACTACTTCACCAAGGTTTTTAGATACGACGAGCCTCAGCACGGGAGGTACCGGGAGTTTTACCAGTTTGGGGTGGAGCTGATAGGCTCCTCCAGCCCCCGGGCCGACGCCGAGGTGGTACAGGTGCTGGCGGCGTCGCTGGAGGCGGCCGGCGCCTCTAACTACCTCGTGAAGATAAACGACCGCAGAGCTGTGGATAAGCTTCTGGAGAGCCTCGGAGCCGCCCAGTACAGAGACGTAGTGTACAAAGCATTGGACAAAAAGCTCAAGCTCCCGAGGGAGGAGGTGGTGGGCATAATGACGGAGGGCGGGCTTTCTAGAGAGGTGGCTGAGAAGATATACGACGCCGCGGGCGAGCTCTCTCTGGAGGAGGCGGTGGACGTGCTGTCGAAGCTCGACCCCAAGCTGGGCGCCACCTACGGCAAGTTTGTAAAATACCTAGAGGCGTCCGTGCCGCTGGAGAAGATGAGGTTTGACATGTCTATAGTGAGGGGGCTCGACTACTACACGGGGATCGTCTTCGAGGCCTTCGTGGGGGATTACAGACTGGCGGTGGGCGGCGGCGGGCGGTACGACGACCTGCTGGGGCTCTACAGCGGCGTCCCGACGCCCGCCCTGGGCTTCGCCGTCGGCGTGGAGAGGTTAATGGAGGCGGTGGGCCTCCAAGCGGTTGAGAAACCCCTCGACTACTACATCTACATCTTTGACGACGACGCGTATAAATACGCCGTAGCCGTGGCCAGAAAGCTACGGGCCGGAGGCCACAGCGTAGTGATAGAGCTTGGAGAGAAGAGTCTAAAAGACGCTTTTGAATACGCGCTGAAGATAGGCGCTAGACACCTGATAATCATAGGCCGCAGGGAGTTGGAAAAAGGCGTAGTGAAGATAAGAGACTTGGAGAAGAGGGAGGAGGTGGAGAGGCCCCTATCCGACTTCCTGGCCTAG
- a CDS encoding MFS transporter — protein MNLFALVLLSRAVYSLMWFFIAPVLPAVLRDFEVDPAQAGLLPAVFIIGAAATQIPASYLGALYGHDKVAGLGMIIFGASSILLGLSPGWIWLLLFRALGGVGAGLFFSTAGGVLVALRPNAVGSALGWYNASFNIGAFAGYYWGFVAAVLGWRAALAAPGALSIALGILLLRGRGLRSPASISRGAVAYGLASFPFWGAVYAANNLTATWLHLFRNLSEGVAGAISSAAMVSGFFGGLLGRLYDRLRRKYVLLLGAPLVSTLVYLAIPGAPLWTAPLLVFLYGMSFNAYITSVYAAASRRAENPASALAIINIVNMALGLHFSYAFSWLMTQSPEYPWHMLSLLTFISALSTYIVANRLKIY, from the coding sequence ATGAACCTCTTCGCATTGGTCCTCTTGTCGAGGGCCGTGTATTCACTTATGTGGTTCTTTATAGCCCCTGTCCTGCCGGCGGTTCTGCGGGATTTCGAGGTGGACCCAGCCCAGGCCGGCCTGCTACCTGCCGTCTTTATAATTGGGGCGGCGGCTACGCAGATTCCGGCCAGCTACCTAGGTGCCTTATATGGCCACGATAAGGTGGCGGGGCTCGGCATGATTATCTTCGGCGCGTCGTCTATACTGCTGGGCCTCTCCCCGGGGTGGATCTGGCTCCTGCTGTTCAGAGCCCTGGGGGGCGTAGGCGCTGGGCTTTTCTTCTCCACCGCGGGGGGCGTCCTCGTGGCTCTCAGACCCAACGCCGTGGGGTCCGCCCTTGGTTGGTACAACGCCTCTTTCAACATAGGGGCCTTTGCGGGGTACTACTGGGGCTTCGTGGCGGCTGTGCTGGGCTGGAGGGCGGCGCTCGCCGCGCCGGGGGCGCTCTCCATCGCGCTTGGCATCCTGTTGCTAAGGGGCAGGGGTTTGAGAAGCCCCGCCTCCATCAGCCGCGGCGCCGTCGCCTATGGACTGGCCTCCTTCCCCTTCTGGGGCGCCGTCTACGCGGCTAATAACCTAACGGCCACGTGGCTCCACCTGTTTAGAAACTTGAGTGAGGGCGTCGCCGGGGCAATATCCTCCGCCGCCATGGTGTCCGGCTTCTTCGGCGGCCTTTTGGGAAGGCTGTACGACAGGTTGAGGAGAAAGTACGTACTACTCCTAGGGGCCCCTCTTGTCTCTACGCTGGTGTACCTAGCCATTCCCGGCGCGCCGCTGTGGACCGCGCCGTTGCTCGTCTTCCTATACGGCATGTCTTTCAACGCCTATATCACCTCTGTCTACGCCGCGGCTTCTAGGAGGGCGGAGAACCCAGCCTCAGCCCTCGCCATAATCAACATAGTCAACATGGCGCTTGGCCTCCACTTCAGCTACGCCTTTTCGTGGCTCATGACGCAGTCGCCAGAGTACCCGTGGCACATGCTGTCACTCCTCACGTTTATATCAGCCCTCTCCACATATATAGTGGCAAATAGACTAAAGATTTATTAA
- a CDS encoding RAD55 family ATPase, with the protein MELKRLFDERVSFVYGPSGAGKTVLVSRAAFELAKEGLRVVWVSFNEGKESLHNTWTSFGWDPRQISVFDYPYVPQYKETLFNQVIDLAYREKADVFVVDGVEAIVFDRATADAFVKMGIRTIVGIEARYNPMADIADVIVRLSARYTSHATIRRVEIRKARGVGITTPVYYMAILPSGPVLLTDEQTPTLEERRIPPPGLLANIIREVPLGTQIALYGPYQRISAAVVDAPNSIAYVHRPYQWTYFKKAKPKLVSIYEHRRLEHYAEKLLSRYVITLDAELVPRAYRRFRSQNAVWVDIYTAPPNPSEYDYVLYVDGRRIKIEHSPEPVETPELPLQ; encoded by the coding sequence GTGGAGCTGAAGCGGCTGTTCGACGAGAGGGTTTCTTTCGTCTACGGACCCAGCGGCGCAGGAAAGACGGTGCTGGTCTCCAGAGCCGCCTTTGAGCTGGCGAAGGAGGGGCTGAGGGTGGTCTGGGTCTCCTTTAACGAGGGGAAGGAGTCTCTCCACAACACGTGGACTAGCTTCGGGTGGGACCCCAGACAGATCTCTGTTTTCGACTATCCCTACGTCCCCCAGTACAAGGAGACTCTCTTCAACCAGGTAATCGACTTAGCCTATAGAGAAAAAGCCGACGTCTTTGTAGTCGACGGGGTGGAGGCCATAGTATTCGACCGGGCGACTGCAGACGCCTTTGTGAAGATGGGCATACGTACAATAGTCGGCATAGAAGCTAGGTACAACCCAATGGCGGACATTGCAGACGTCATTGTAAGGCTTAGTGCTAGATACACAAGCCACGCCACGATTAGAAGAGTTGAGATAAGAAAGGCCCGCGGCGTCGGCATAACGACGCCGGTTTACTACATGGCCATACTCCCCAGCGGCCCCGTCTTGCTAACAGACGAGCAGACGCCCACCCTAGAGGAGAGGAGGATCCCGCCGCCCGGCCTACTTGCTAATATAATAAGAGAGGTGCCTCTCGGCACGCAGATAGCCCTCTACGGCCCCTACCAGAGAATCTCGGCTGCGGTGGTAGACGCCCCCAACTCCATCGCCTACGTCCACAGACCATACCAGTGGACCTACTTCAAAAAAGCCAAGCCAAAGCTGGTCTCCATATACGAACACAGGAGGCTGGAGCACTACGCCGAGAAGCTACTGTCTAGATACGTCATCACGCTAGACGCCGAGCTGGTACCCCGCGCCTACAGAAGATTTAGGAGTCAAAACGCCGTTTGGGTGGACATATACACAGCGCCGCCAAACCCCTCCGAATACGACTACGTGCTGTATGTAGACGGCAGAAGGATAAAGATAGAGCACTCCCCAGAGCCTGTAGAGACGCCGGAGCTACCCCTTCAATAG
- a CDS encoding Sec-independent protein translocase subunit TatA/TatB: MYLILAGQEWIIVLIAIVIILIWGPSKLPSLARGMGEAIREFRKAASGIEEEPKRAERREEIDQKIIELAKSLGISTEGKTKEQILDEVNKRLAELKKS, encoded by the coding sequence ATGTATCTAATACTGGCCGGACAAGAGTGGATAATAGTCCTTATCGCCATCGTGATTATACTAATCTGGGGCCCCTCAAAACTGCCATCCCTAGCCCGCGGCATGGGCGAGGCAATAAGGGAGTTTAGAAAAGCTGCCTCCGGGATAGAGGAGGAGCCAAAAAGAGCTGAGAGGAGGGAGGAGATAGATCAGAAAATAATCGAGTTAGCCAAGTCGCTTGGGATCTCCACCGAGGGGAAGACCAAGGAGCAGATCCTCGACGAGGTGAATAAAAGGCTTGCCGAGTTAAAGAAGAGCTAG
- a CDS encoding glycosyl transferase: MNLKPQIIAVAIITVIAGTFAVLWYGASVENGALKRELDAARGQIQDLQRQLTARSEELQKTTAQLLDVQGKLQTTQQQLDEANRRLEQTRRELESTTAQLQDVQNRLRDAQSQIQDLTRQRDQLTKQRDALEAEIKALNATMQELRERIHSGRNYVEKLKLVLSRIILKAPQVGYTWNFTRTYVYSNLNLSNGRYDIWAYWLTKDEVVEIRTSENLKIAVYRLIDYVEEKRPVAEGRGYLRFTSPSNETYFVVISNDLGRNVIFNLSTKYIQKWHYYDTPPPSPQRPYVVGAPGVPSRDIFRMYAIYNYWLENREALAAEVEKQLGAAGNTAFQPAVQSLDKPTLYALSLAALLKDAGFDVSFAAIGTDWENVFAPSSAIVRVKFVSDIGASSTVHRYSKTLPIGRVLIRTQEFKRSASYETYVLIDTYNIVNIVDKGLSTTEPYNVIFIDGLTTLE, translated from the coding sequence ATGAATTTAAAGCCACAAATAATTGCTGTTGCCATAATAACCGTAATTGCTGGGACTTTTGCTGTACTTTGGTACGGGGCCTCTGTAGAAAATGGAGCCTTGAAGAGGGAGCTGGACGCGGCTAGGGGCCAGATTCAGGATCTTCAGCGTCAGCTCACTGCGAGGAGTGAGGAGTTGCAGAAGACTACGGCTCAGCTACTTGACGTCCAGGGCAAGCTACAGACTACACAACAACAGCTAGACGAGGCTAATAGAAGACTTGAGCAGACTAGGCGCGAGCTGGAAAGCACCACAGCCCAGCTCCAAGACGTACAAAACCGGCTGAGAGACGCCCAGTCCCAGATACAAGACCTGACACGGCAGAGAGACCAGCTGACTAAGCAGAGAGACGCCCTAGAAGCAGAGATAAAGGCGCTCAACGCCACTATGCAGGAACTAAGAGAGAGAATTCACAGCGGCCGCAACTATGTGGAAAAATTAAAACTTGTACTGAGCAGAATTATACTAAAAGCCCCACAAGTAGGCTATACATGGAATTTCACAAGAACCTACGTGTACAGCAATCTGAACTTATCTAACGGGCGTTACGACATTTGGGCTTACTGGTTGACTAAGGATGAAGTGGTTGAGATACGTACGTCTGAAAATCTAAAGATTGCTGTATATCGATTAATAGATTACGTGGAAGAAAAACGACCTGTAGCAGAGGGAAGAGGATATTTAAGATTTACCTCACCTAGCAATGAGACATATTTTGTTGTAATCTCTAATGATCTAGGCCGTAATGTTATATTTAACCTCAGTACGAAGTACATACAAAAATGGCACTACTACGATACGCCGCCACCTTCCCCACAGAGGCCTTATGTGGTCGGCGCTCCGGGGGTTCCCAGTAGAGATATATTCCGGATGTATGCCATATACAACTACTGGCTTGAGAATAGAGAGGCGCTTGCCGCCGAGGTTGAAAAACAGCTAGGCGCCGCTGGCAACACAGCTTTTCAACCAGCTGTGCAAAGCCTAGACAAGCCCACCCTATACGCCCTTAGCCTGGCCGCTCTTCTTAAAGACGCCGGCTTTGACGTATCTTTCGCCGCCATAGGCACCGACTGGGAGAATGTGTTTGCTCCAAGCTCTGCTATTGTCCGTGTGAAGTTTGTCTCTGATATTGGGGCCAGCAGTACTGTACACCGCTATTCAAAAACGCTTCCAATAGGTAGGGTACTTATCAGGACGCAAGAATTTAAGCGATCAGCAAGTTATGAAACATATGTATTAATTGACACCTACAACATTGTAAATATAGTAGACAAAGGGCTCTCTACTACAGAGCCTTACAATGTGATTTTCATAGATGGATTGACTACACTAGAATAA
- a CDS encoding carbamate kinase: MKAVVALGGNAFNKPGEPINQDTHLKNVDTAARIISRMVDEGYRVVVTHGNGPQVGFLAELQRDKPAFMLDALNAATQGLLGYLLVSAIDRYLGTGRSVAVVTRVEVDCGDPAFKNPTKYIGPLYHEREAEELSKRYGWHFRQDPRGGWRRVVPSPTPRRIIELEAVRRLSDAGYVVVAAGGGGVPTCNGQGVEGVVDKDLAAALLATELGADLLLILTDVDGVYINYRKPNQRRLGIVHVDELERYYAEGHFPPGSMGPKVLAAIEFIKRGGRRAAIGALEEGYEVFRGLRGTQVVL; this comes from the coding sequence GTGAAGGCGGTTGTGGCCCTGGGGGGAAACGCCTTTAACAAACCCGGCGAGCCGATAAACCAAGACACCCACTTAAAAAACGTAGACACGGCGGCCAGGATCATAAGCAGAATGGTAGACGAGGGGTACAGAGTGGTGGTGACCCACGGCAACGGCCCACAGGTGGGCTTCCTCGCGGAGCTCCAGAGAGACAAGCCGGCTTTTATGCTAGACGCCCTCAACGCCGCGACCCAGGGCCTCCTAGGCTACCTCCTGGTCTCGGCCATAGACCGGTACCTGGGCACAGGGCGCTCAGTCGCCGTGGTGACGAGGGTAGAGGTAGACTGCGGCGACCCCGCCTTCAAGAACCCCACGAAGTACATCGGACCTCTCTACCACGAAAGGGAGGCGGAGGAGCTGTCTAAGCGGTATGGGTGGCACTTTAGGCAGGACCCCAGAGGCGGCTGGCGCCGGGTCGTGCCGTCCCCCACGCCTAGGAGAATTATAGAGCTGGAGGCGGTGAGGCGGCTGTCAGACGCGGGCTACGTAGTGGTGGCCGCGGGGGGCGGCGGCGTGCCCACATGCAATGGACAGGGCGTAGAGGGCGTGGTGGATAAAGACCTCGCCGCGGCGCTCCTAGCAACCGAGCTGGGGGCAGATCTCCTCCTCATCCTCACCGACGTAGACGGAGTCTATATAAACTACAGGAAGCCTAACCAGCGGAGGCTGGGGATCGTACACGTCGACGAGCTTGAGAGGTATTATGCAGAGGGCCACTTCCCGCCGGGGTCAATGGGGCCGAAGGTCCTCGCAGCGATCGAATTCATTAAGCGAGGCGGCAGGAGGGCAGCCATCGGGGCGCTGGAGGAGGGGTACGAAGTTTTTAGAGGCCTGAGGGGCACACAGGTGGTGCTCTAA
- a CDS encoding glycosyltransferase, whose amino-acid sequence MSSVSVILPTYNEAENLPELVERLDKALGGGYEVVVVDDNSPDGTAEVARRLAERFPVRVVVREGRRGLSSAVVEGARAASGEVVVVMDADLQHPPELVPRLVEAARRGCLAVASRYVQGGRVAGWPLARRVTSRGAVLLARLLLREARGVKDPVSGFFAYRRDCVAGVKPTGLYKILLDVLVQCKPVCVEEIPFVFGQRTRGRSKLGRRHIVDFVRQVLVLSRWRPLKFAAVGATGVGVAWAVLYLLGWLPTVFSTAAAIEVSLTTNYLLNRMWTFADRGTPLLGGWIRYHAATAVGNLTNYLVTNVLSLLGVLVYAAYLAGVVSGYVANYIFSELEVFK is encoded by the coding sequence GTGTCCAGCGTGTCGGTGATCTTGCCTACCTACAACGAGGCGGAGAACCTCCCAGAGCTTGTCGAGAGGCTGGACAAGGCGCTGGGCGGCGGCTACGAGGTGGTGGTGGTGGACGACAACAGCCCCGACGGCACGGCGGAGGTGGCAAGGCGGCTGGCGGAGCGCTTCCCGGTCCGCGTAGTCGTGAGGGAGGGGAGGAGGGGGCTGTCCAGCGCGGTAGTCGAGGGGGCCCGGGCCGCCTCCGGCGAGGTGGTTGTCGTCATGGACGCGGATCTCCAGCACCCCCCGGAGCTAGTCCCCCGGCTCGTGGAGGCGGCTAGGCGGGGCTGTCTGGCTGTGGCTTCTAGATACGTCCAGGGGGGCCGGGTGGCCGGCTGGCCTCTCGCGAGGAGGGTGACGTCGAGGGGGGCCGTCCTCCTGGCGAGGCTTCTGTTGCGGGAGGCGAGGGGGGTCAAGGACCCCGTCTCGGGATTCTTCGCCTATAGGAGGGACTGCGTGGCTGGGGTCAAGCCGACGGGCCTCTACAAAATTCTGCTAGACGTCCTGGTGCAGTGCAAGCCTGTCTGCGTCGAGGAGATCCCTTTTGTCTTCGGCCAGAGGACGCGGGGCCGTTCTAAGCTGGGGAGGCGGCACATAGTCGACTTCGTGAGGCAGGTCCTCGTGCTGTCGAGGTGGAGGCCTTTGAAATTCGCCGCAGTGGGGGCCACAGGCGTGGGAGTCGCCTGGGCTGTCTTGTATCTATTAGGCTGGTTGCCCACCGTGTTCTCCACAGCCGCGGCAATTGAGGTCAGCTTGACTACCAACTACCTACTAAACCGCATGTGGACCTTTGCCGACCGCGGCACCCCCCTTTTAGGCGGATGGATTAGGTACCACGCCGCCACGGCGGTCGGCAACTTGACTAACTACCTAGTGACAAACGTCTTAAGCCTCCTGGGCGTCCTGGTGTATGCGGCCTATCTGGCAGGTGTGGTGAGCGGATACGTTGCTAATTACATATTTTCCGAGCTTGAGGTGTTCAAATAA
- a CDS encoding saccharopine dehydrogenase family protein: MKVLLMGCGHIGRYIYEALSPRHEVVAVDKGGACPEAPAQDALEVAVGGYDLVINALPGSVAYKASRRALEAGVDVVDVSFYAEDPFSLDEVARRAGARYIPDAGVAPGLSNVLAGRIVADLGRVDELGIYVGGIPERPVGPLGYSITWSPTDLIEEYTRPARVKRGGQVAAVDPLSDVELVHSPLGLLEAFYTDGLRTLLKTLDVPNMYEKTLRWPGHLEKIKLLRDLGFMSEEGDPQPRLVTARLLARLKFDVRDVVYMRVVGAGGERKIQYEVLARPRERWTAMQIAAGSVAVGMIYVVKDLEPGVTPPEYIGMSNRLFPRLIATLKQQGVEIVQEVVERRAL; this comes from the coding sequence GTGAAAGTTCTGCTAATGGGCTGTGGACACATTGGGAGGTATATCTACGAGGCGCTCTCGCCTAGACACGAGGTGGTGGCGGTGGACAAGGGCGGCGCGTGTCCAGAGGCGCCTGCCCAAGACGCCTTGGAGGTGGCGGTTGGGGGATATGACCTGGTTATCAACGCCTTGCCGGGTAGCGTGGCTTACAAAGCGTCGAGGAGGGCGCTGGAGGCTGGGGTCGACGTTGTCGACGTCTCTTTCTACGCCGAGGATCCCTTCAGTCTGGACGAGGTTGCTAGGAGGGCGGGGGCTCGCTACATTCCAGACGCCGGCGTCGCCCCGGGGCTGAGCAACGTGTTGGCTGGGAGGATTGTGGCTGATCTGGGCCGCGTGGACGAGCTGGGGATATACGTGGGGGGGATTCCGGAGCGGCCCGTGGGGCCCCTGGGCTACTCAATTACGTGGAGCCCCACCGATCTCATCGAGGAGTACACAAGGCCGGCTAGGGTCAAGAGGGGGGGCCAGGTGGCGGCTGTTGACCCTCTGAGCGACGTTGAGTTGGTGCACTCGCCGCTGGGGTTGCTGGAGGCTTTCTACACAGACGGCCTCCGGACGCTCCTCAAGACTCTGGACGTGCCGAATATGTACGAGAAGACGCTTAGGTGGCCTGGCCACTTGGAGAAGATCAAGCTCCTCAGGGACCTGGGCTTTATGTCTGAGGAGGGGGACCCCCAGCCCCGCCTCGTGACGGCCAGGCTTCTCGCCAGGCTGAAGTTCGACGTGAGGGACGTGGTGTATATGAGGGTCGTGGGGGCTGGTGGTGAGAGGAAGATCCAGTACGAGGTGTTGGCGAGGCCGCGGGAGAGGTGGACGGCGATGCAGATCGCCGCGGGTAGCGTCGCCGTCGGGATGATATACGTCGTGAAGGATCTCGAGCCCGGCGTCACGCCGCCCGAGTACATCGGGATGTCTAATAGGCTATTCCCGAGGCTCATCGCCACGCTGAAGCAACAGGGCGTGGAGATCGTCCAGGAGGTGGTGGAGAGGAGGGCGTTATGA
- a CDS encoding DMT family transporter, producing MFGLLSALVAALAFSINAPLAYAASRRGVSSQALVAVRNAVALVALLPLADFKIGAAAVLLVAASALLGPGLGDYAYFKALTHSGVATAVTVSYTYIFTAQLFATALGLEGARLGAAAGALLAFAGIYIALGGRPRGVGVFYGALASLSWGAASALLGVASREASPYTIAVVRSAVLAPLFSLFTNFNGAQRLGILYAILSGVVGLALGSTAFIYAMSQIGVAATVIATSLTPILSQILDRVVNKSEISPKHILGAALVGLGIAISVMNN from the coding sequence ATGTTTGGTCTACTCTCTGCGCTGGTCGCGGCTCTCGCTTTTTCTATCAACGCGCCGCTGGCATACGCCGCGTCTAGGAGAGGCGTGTCTTCACAAGCTCTGGTGGCTGTGCGCAACGCCGTGGCTCTAGTAGCGCTCCTCCCACTGGCGGATTTCAAAATAGGCGCCGCCGCTGTGTTGTTAGTAGCGGCCTCGGCGCTTTTAGGCCCCGGCTTGGGGGACTACGCCTACTTCAAGGCGTTGACGCACAGCGGCGTGGCCACCGCGGTGACTGTGAGCTATACGTACATATTCACAGCGCAGCTATTCGCAACGGCGCTGGGCCTAGAGGGCGCGAGGCTTGGGGCCGCGGCGGGCGCCTTGCTGGCGTTTGCAGGTATATACATAGCCCTTGGCGGGAGGCCTAGGGGGGTCGGCGTCTTCTACGGGGCTCTGGCCTCCCTGAGCTGGGGGGCCGCCTCCGCGTTGCTCGGCGTCGCGTCTAGAGAGGCAAGTCCCTACACCATCGCCGTAGTTAGGTCGGCCGTGTTGGCCCCCCTCTTCTCGCTGTTCACCAATTTCAACGGGGCTCAGAGGCTGGGTATCTTATACGCGATTTTGTCGGGCGTGGTGGGCCTAGCCCTTGGATCCACCGCGTTTATATACGCCATGTCGCAGATCGGAGTAGCCGCCACCGTAATAGCAACCTCCCTAACCCCAATACTCTCCCAGATACTCGACAGAGTCGTTAACAAGTCGGAGATCTCTCCGAAACACATATTAGGAGCGGCTCTGGTGGGGCTTGGCATAGCGATTAGTGTGATGAATAACTAG
- a CDS encoding thiamine pyrophosphate-dependent enzyme has protein sequence MKVEVSRKPLDYAVNRPPIWCPGCGDYGILEALRRALAELGVPNEEVVVVSGIGCSSQLPHFMKTYGIHGIHGRAVAIATGVKIANPRLKVVVVGGDGDGYGIGLNHMIHAARRNVGLTYLVSNNQVYGLTTGQMSPTTLKGVKTKTTPFGSLDEPVNPLALALAAGATYVARGFSGDVAHLAKLIKDALMHRGFALVDVLSPCVTFNRVNTYDWFRARVYKLEEAGHDPGDYFQAYRKALEWPTLDPVGRIPIGLFYRNEDKPAYEEEVVKLLGGKAPIEADLQPSAEAVAALLKG, from the coding sequence ATGAAGGTGGAGGTGTCTAGGAAGCCTCTTGACTACGCCGTGAATAGGCCTCCCATTTGGTGCCCCGGCTGTGGCGACTACGGCATTTTGGAGGCTTTGAGGAGGGCCTTGGCCGAGCTGGGGGTGCCCAACGAAGAGGTTGTCGTGGTGTCTGGAATCGGCTGTAGCTCCCAGCTCCCCCACTTCATGAAGACCTACGGCATTCACGGCATACACGGGAGGGCTGTGGCGATAGCCACCGGGGTGAAGATAGCGAATCCGAGGCTGAAGGTGGTGGTTGTCGGCGGCGACGGGGACGGCTACGGCATTGGCCTAAACCACATGATCCACGCGGCTAGGCGCAACGTGGGGCTTACATACCTCGTCTCTAATAACCAAGTATATGGCCTGACCACGGGCCAGATGTCCCCCACGACGCTGAAGGGAGTTAAGACAAAGACGACGCCGTTTGGCTCTTTGGACGAGCCGGTGAACCCGCTGGCGCTTGCGCTGGCGGCTGGGGCTACCTACGTGGCTAGGGGGTTCAGCGGCGACGTGGCGCACCTGGCCAAACTCATTAAGGACGCGCTCATGCACCGGGGCTTCGCGCTTGTGGACGTGTTGAGTCCATGCGTCACGTTTAACAGAGTGAATACATACGACTGGTTTAGGGCAAGGGTTTACAAGCTGGAGGAGGCCGGCCACGATCCTGGGGACTACTTCCAGGCTTATAGAAAGGCGCTGGAGTGGCCGACGCTGGATCCCGTGGGCAGGATACCCATCGGCCTGTTTTACAGGAATGAGGACAAGCCGGCCTACGAGGAGGAGGTGGTGAAGTTGCTGGGCGGGAAGGCGCCTATTGAGGCGGATCTCCAGCCCAGCGCCGAGGCCGTCGCCGCGCTATTGAAGGGGTAG
- the tatC gene encoding twin-arginine translocase subunit TatC has protein sequence MPLWEHLAELGQRLKRVFVAFLIVFIIMWMPAPNVTDGNILSVFVSFFSTGEYNPLAYWIFMQTLNPMIEGLNKTGNIRIALIAGEVWNPLSAVMYASLYLALLVVFPYVVYEIWLYVQPALYPHEERAVKKYLWAALVLFYAGNLFGIYIVYPAIFRFIVGLSQVLKVEQIFSVSSVVSSWVQMAFWTGVIFETPIVIAILSEICLLDPWRVSEYRPLIYAAALIFIAVVTPDTTLVSTFLTFIPFAVLFELGIMWSKRIVRKCPDIRPPK, from the coding sequence ATGCCGCTGTGGGAACATCTAGCTGAGCTTGGACAGCGCCTTAAGCGTGTGTTTGTCGCCTTTCTAATTGTGTTTATTATCATGTGGATGCCGGCGCCCAACGTGACGGACGGCAATATCCTCAGCGTATTCGTCTCCTTCTTCTCCACCGGCGAGTACAACCCCCTTGCGTATTGGATATTTATGCAGACCCTAAACCCGATGATAGAGGGGCTCAACAAGACGGGAAATATCAGAATTGCTCTCATCGCGGGGGAGGTTTGGAATCCCTTATCCGCAGTTATGTACGCCTCCCTCTACCTAGCATTGCTGGTTGTATTTCCCTACGTTGTGTATGAAATATGGCTGTATGTCCAGCCGGCTCTATACCCCCATGAGGAGAGAGCTGTGAAGAAGTACCTATGGGCCGCGCTTGTCTTATTCTACGCCGGAAATTTATTCGGCATCTACATCGTATATCCAGCTATCTTCCGCTTTATCGTGGGGCTTTCACAAGTTTTAAAAGTTGAGCAGATCTTCAGCGTCTCATCTGTAGTGAGCTCCTGGGTCCAAATGGCATTTTGGACCGGGGTCATTTTCGAAACGCCAATCGTCATCGCAATACTGTCTGAAATCTGCCTCTTAGATCCCTGGCGTGTTTCTGAATACCGGCCGCTGATCTACGCTGCGGCACTCATCTTTATCGCAGTGGTCACACCAGACACCACCTTGGTGTCTACCTTCCTCACCTTCATACCATTCGCCGTGCTATTCGAACTGGGGATTATGTGGAGCAAGAGAATCGTCCGCAAGTGTCCAGACATTAGGCCTCCCAAGTAG